The genomic stretch CGACCATGATGCCGCCGTGCGCGGCGACCTTCTCCATGGCGAAGCCGATGCGCCCGAAGTCGAGACGGTTGCCCGCGCGCTTGGGGTGCGGCGGCAGGATGTTGGTCGTGAACACCTTGAAGGACGGGTGCCCCTGCTGGATCGCCTCGGGAATCTGCTCGAAGACGCGGAGCGACAGCGCGCCCGCCAGCGTGATGTGGAAGGCGTAGTCCACGTGCGACTGCCCCTTCCACCGCGCGGCGCGCTGCTCGAGCACCGGCTGGATGTCGCTGCCCGGCCGCACGTAGCAGAAGTCGATGTGGGTCGTGGTGCCGCCGCAGGCCATGCCCCGCGTGTCCTCTTCGGGGCCGAGCGTGATGGACGGCGACTCCGGATGCGACATGATCGCGTGAGCGAGGTGGGTGTGCGGCTCGACGCCGCCCGGCGTCACGATGAGGCCCGTCGCGTCTATGACCCGGGCGGCCTCCGTGGGCAGGGTCCCGGGGGCGCCCAGCACCGCGATGCGCCCGTCCTGCACGCCCACGTCCCAGGAGCCGACGCCCTGGGGCGTCACGACACGTCCGCCGCGGATCACGAGGTCGAGCACGCGCCGAGCCTAGCCCAAGCCATCGTAGCCGTCAAATGATGCTATAATTCCCTGCCATGGCCGATCTCGCGCCAGAGGATGTGCGCCGCCTTGCCGCGTCGCTGTCGCTGTCGCTGCCGCTGACCGGTGACGACGCCGCGGAGATCGCCCACCGCCTCAACGCCTTTCTCGACGCGCTGGTGGCCCTGGATGCCTTGCCGCTGGAGCAGGTCGAGCCGTGGCCGACGCGCCCCGAGGGAATCGCGTGAGCCCCGCCGACGACGATCTCGCCTTCGCCGGGGCGGCGCGCCAGGCGGCGCTCGTTCGCGAGAAACGCGTGTCCCCCGTCGAGCTCGTGACCACCTATCTCGAGCGGATCGACCGCTTCGACGGATGCCTGCGCGCCTTCATCACCGTCTGCCGCGAGAGCGCCCTCGCGGAGGCCGCGCGCGCCGAGGCCGAGGCGGCGAAAGGGGCATGGCGCGGGCCGCTTCACGGCATTCCCTTCGCGGTGAAGGACCAGATCGACACGGCCGGCGTCCTCACCACGTCGGGCTCGGCGCTTCTGCGCGCGAACGTCCCTTCAGCGGACTCGACCGTCGTGGAGAGACTCAAGTCCGCCGGCGCGATCCTCCTCGGCAAGCTCACCTGACCGAGTTCGCCCTGGGCGGCACCATCCGCTCCCCGTACGGCCAACCGCGCAACCCCTGGAATCCCGAGCACGACCCGGGTGGTTCGTCCTCGGGCTCGGGCATCGCCGCCGCCGTCGCCTTGTGCTCGATGACGCTGGGCGAGGACACCGGCGGCTCGGTGCGAAGCCCCGCCTCCTACTGCGGCGCCGTGGGACTCCGGCCGACGTGGGGGCGCGTCTCGCGCCACGGCTGCTTTCCGGCCGCGTGGTCCATGGACCAGATCGGCCCGCTCACGCGCACCGTGGAGGACGCGGCGCTCGTGCTCGGCATCATCGCGGGCTACGACCCGAGGGATCCGCTCACGAGCCGCAGCGCGGTCCCCGACTACCGCGCCGCGCTCGCGGGCGGCGCGACGGGACTGCGGATCGGCGTCGTCACAGAGCTGGTGGACAGCGCCGATGCGCAGCCCGAAGTCCGCAGGGCCGTGAGGGAGGCCGCGCGCGGGCTCGCAGGCCTTGGCGCGTCGGTGGAGGACATCTCGCTGCCGCTGATTCCCTTCGCGGGCGCCGTCTTCATGGCGCTCTGCGACTCAGAGGCGGCGGGGCGCCACAAGCCGTGGCTCACGACGCGTCCGGAGGAATACGATGCTGGCACGCGGCGCCGGCTCGTCACCGCGGGACTCATCCCCGCCGTCGCCGTCCACCGGGCGGCGCGGGCCCGCGCGCTCATCCGCGAGCAGCTGCTGGCGGCGCTCGGGAAGTTCGATCTCCTGCTGGCGCCGACCTCACCGCATCCAGCGCCCGCCATCGCCAGCCACACGGCGCCCGTCACGAGCAAGGAAGACGCCGCCGCGCGCTTCTTCGGCCGGCGCTCCTACACCACGCCGGCGAGTCTCGCGGGCGTGCCCGCGATCTCGGTGCCCTGCGGTTTCACGGCGGGCGGGCTCCCCATCGGGCTCCAGCTGATCGGCCGCCCCCTGGGAGAATCATCAGTCCTCGCGGCAGCCCACACCTGGGAAAGAGCAGCGGGCCTCTCAACCCGCCGCCCAGCACTCACAGCAGCTGGGGCAGCACTCTAGATTCCCCCGATCCTTACTCGCCAATCAGCGAGCCGCCGGCGCTCTGAAGCGCCGGCGGGTTTCGTGGCCAAGCTAGCGTATCCCTTCCCCCCTTCGAAGATCGGCGGAGTCTCTCAGTCCTGTATCAGTTTCTGGGCATTGGCGCGCTTCGCCGTCGGCGCTACGCAGGAGCATGGGCCGTGCAAGCGAGCGCTATCAACCCCGTCACGCGGAAGCGAGCGCGCTCCACGGGGTCATCCGGGAACACCTGGATGACTTCCTGCGCGCCGCCGCCGACCGGGCCGACGGCGCCGGCCTGCCCGAGTTCATCGCGCGGGAGTTTCGCGAGTTCCTGACCTGTGGGGTGCTGGCCCACGGCTTTGCCCGGGTGCGCTGCGAGCGCTGCACATTTGAGCACCTGCTGCCGTTCTCCTGGCTGCGGTACCTCGTGGCGTGGGATCACGGGCTCAGGCGCGCGGTGCTCGCAGTCCATGCCCGGGCGCTGCTCGACTTCTATCGCCAGCAGGCCCAGAGACAGGGCATCCCAGCGGGCCGCACCGGGACCGTGACCGCCGTGCAGCGCTTCGGCGGCGGGCTCAACCTGAACCTGTAATGTGGAGCTCCACATTACAGGTTTCATGTGAAGCGCCGCGTAATGTGAAGTAACCCATATCCAACATTCATAGACCAGCCACCGCTGGGCTTTCTGGTGGCTGGTCTGTAAAGAACGCTACACATTATTCCCCGGTGGCTGGGAGAGTTGATCGAGCCACTGGAGGATACTTGGCGTCGACCATTGA from Candidatus Rokuibacteriota bacterium encodes the following:
- a CDS encoding transposase zinc-binding domain-containing protein, with the protein product MGRASERYQPRHAEASALHGVIREHLDDFLRAAADRADGAGLPEFIAREFREFLTCGVLAHGFARVRCERCTFEHLLPFSWLRYLVAWDHGLRRAVLAVHARALLDFYRQQAQRQGIPAGRTGTVTAVQRFGGGLNLNL